CGGAGATTGTGTAAACGGACCACCACTGCAGCACGATGCaaagtgcagcagcagcagcatggcTGAGCGTTTCGTCTTtcgtctgcattttttttttttttttgacagtctgtGCCACATTTATTGAAATTTGCTACCTAATAAACGTTTCTGGGACTTCCACACATTGCCGAAACCGTTCGAGACACGGATCATGCGGCCACTGAAGCAAGCCGCGTTTCGAAAAGTGACTGTCGGGTTTTTGGTTGCACTGAACGTGAGAGCGGCGAGCTCTCTCGCAAGAACTTACGCTGCCCTCGCCGGCGGAGATTGCTCAAACGCGGCTCGACGCTTCTGCGAACGAGGACGTCGCTTCGGCGAAAGCAGTGCGTTTGCCGAATCGTTGATGAACGTGATGGCCCGCCGCCGCGACTTGACAACCGTGCGACGGCTCAGCCGCTGAATGCGGATGTCGCAAATTTGATTCGCTGTCGTGCCGTGCCGAATTTAAAAAGTAGGGCGACAAGTACATCGCAAAACTGCTGCGATGTATATATCattccggctttttttttttttcttcgaccgTCCCCAAACGAAAATGGAAAATAAAGTCGAATTATAATAAACTCGAGGTGGTTAAACGTGATCCGGATAAATTGGCGCGGAGTACGTTGTAGCCGTATACCTTCGGGGCGGTAAAACGACTAAACACCTTCCGTGCCACGCTGTTATCCTGAAATCTCACCAAGGGTCTCTAAAGTCATTACTGTGACATTGATTCTTATGCGTTTGTTTAAAATATTTCACCGGAGTAATTTCAAAATCAgaatttccaaaaaaaaaatcaagttcaCTTGCCGACAACGAAATGAAAACTGTAAATGAACGGAAAGTATCGTCGACGAGCTGAGCTCGTCATTGAACGTTTTTACCAGAAACGCACGGACGAACCCAGCTCGTCCACGGTAGAGTATGCATTTACGTAATCCAGGGGCAGCTTTTAAACGAGAGGCAcggttggcggcggcggcggtggtgttTAGCTTAGAGTTTCCTGCAGAACTCACTACAGAAAGCTCTGGCGCATCGATCGTCCATCGATCGTGCATAtaccgccccgtttcaatggggatgccaataaatcgtcatcatcatacaGTGGTAATGATGGTTAGCACATGGATTGTTCTTATcatcgtgcttgtggattcagacgttcttgcgGCATTTTTATTTACTGCGCTTTGTCTGCCTTGATCGGCCAAAATTTCCGGGCAATCCTACATTTCTAAACGTATAAGGCAAAGTGACTCTGCGCGTTGGCATAACTACTCTGAATCGTTGCATACGTAACTCAATATTCTGTTGAAAGCGAATAATTTGtcaagtcacaaagccgtttgaagccagatgaacgaagtttatgcaaatccatgtactaaccaccGTTCCCATGACGGCTTAACCGCCATGACTGCAGTGCCAGATTTCCCTCTGGTGTTTTTTGCTGGAAACTCTGTGGTGTTTACAAGAAGAAGCTGTGCAACAATCGAGCGAAAAAGCCATGTGCTTCCCGCATGGTGTATACGTGAAATTCGGTCCGGGTTTTCGCGACGTTTTTGCCTCCATTCTTTGCTATAGCGTCGAGCAGGGAAGGGCATGAGCTCACCCGTTGCACGTAGCCCCGCTTATATGTGATATCACAGTCCGTCGCTGTACACTTTTCCGCACAAGAGAAGTGAGCGAAGGGACGGAGAAGTAGAACAATGTGAGAAACGTGTACGAGGAAGCGTACTCGTGACCGCCAGGACTGCCCCAGCCTGCTTGCCAATCCCGAGAGCAATAGCCGCAGTTTAATTGCGTGCAGTGCGCCACATGCCGCCGCTGCCCTTGCGGTATGCATTCGGCCCAAGGGTAGCGATTGACCGTTACAAAAAAACCGTCGGCTAAGCAGACACGGTCGATGTACAGTTAAACGTACTACGCACGTACGCAGAGAAAATGTACGTAAAGAAAATAACAATATGCGAGTAGAGAGATAGAGAGTGtgtgattgtgaagaggaaaaGGGAAAGCGTACAATACGGTGCATACTTTCCACCCTTTCGTGTGTGTTCATCTATCTCGAACAGTATGCGCAATATCAGTGTGACGTgtcattcttgacaggaaagtagcgagcacaGAACTTTCCAGAAAGGAAACGCAGGTGGAAAGATAGATGACGATTTTTGTTTAAATTCAAGATACGCCACAAAAagtgtaaacatttttttttttttttttgggggggggggggggggatgtacaATCATTCTAGGAGAACGATAGCGAGtgtctagtgcataacaacgtttGGTTTATTCCTTCCGCGCAGGTCTCGACGGAGGCCGCCGACGAGGAAGACGACTCGGTGATGTCGTGCTGCGAGATGTCGTGCGAGGCCGACAAGGACCCGGATGACGCCAAGCCCTCGCGCATCGTGGACCTGTTCGACAGTGCCACCGAGTGCGTGTACGGCCTGTTCTTCTGCGGCTACCGCAGCCTCTTCCTGGACACGTACCAGTTCGAGGACTTCATCTTCTACACGCTGTGGATGCTGTGCCTGCACTTCTGCATCAACGAGAAGATGCCCAACGACTCCCGCCACTACACCTGAAGGGTTGCGcgcaagcgtgtgtgtgtgtgtgtgtgtggctcgGAACAAACGACACCCCGACCCAGTGACCATGCCAAAGATGACCTGTGTGATAGGACAGACAGTGACACTATCTgcacgcgaaagaaagaaaaacagactcGTGCTGCCAATCGGACGACGTGTCAGTCTCCGCCGAAGTGGAAGCGTCTGCCAGCAGAAGCTGTTGACAACGGATCGACCCATCTCTCGGCGGTGATTTGTGACGACGGCCCGCTAGGACCCTTACTGTAAATGTGTGCTCTGGTTCGACAAGAAAACCACACTGCGAACTATGGCAGCAGGCACCCTCCGGTAGGGACTGCTTGCTGTACGATCGacgtgatttttttgttttttcaacgcCGTTGTGAtgagtgtgtgtgcgcgcgtgtgtgaaaagtgcacagaACATCGCCGTTCGGCAAAGTGTGCTTTGTTTACTGACGAGTCATTTGCAAGAGAACCGGCGTCGCACAGCGACTCCTGCGTCCTCTTCATGGGGACAGTGCGCGAATAAAACAGTGCGAACGAAATGAGTCTGAGGATTTTATTGAAGCGCTAGCACGGAGCTCTCGTGCTACCCGCAAACCTTCGCTCAGCAATGCCTCCATGCGCGCGGCGGCGGCCTCCTTTTCGAATTGTGATGAAAACTCGTTCGAATCAGCCGCCACGGTATGTTTCAGTAGACTTTAACGGTGCTGCTGCAGTGCGCGTGCGCGGAACTCGCTCACTATTGTCTAATGGATGGATACGACGAGAAATCAGGGCGGTGGCGGATGCCTCCAAGTCTGTCACTTTCGCCTTTCTTCTGCACCTGTTATTGTCCTTTAAGACCCGCAGTTAGCGTTAACCAGTCATTGACCCTGAAAATTATTGCCCTAAAGGTTATTCTTGATGTTACAACCTGATTCCGCGCCACCAGTACTCCAGCCGTCTTTTACTATTCTACATCTCACCAGATTCATTAAGCTTTCGTTTACCGATAATTCGAATGTAGCGCCGCCGTCCGTCGGCAGCCACATTCCGTGCCGATAAGACATCGCAATCCTTCACAATGCGGCGGCGATGTCAGGATAGTTTAATTGCCATGTGCAGTCGTACGCGTGACTGACGTTGTTTCACAGCAATAGCATGCAATCGTCCTCGCCAGTCGTAATGGAAAGGAACCGCTGTACTGCTGAAAATTTTAATGAAATTAtggtggttttacgtgccaaaaccacgatctgattatgtggcacgccgtagaggttgactccggattaatttggaccacctggggttaacgtgcacctaaatataagttcacgggtgttttcatttcgcccccatcgaaatgcgaccgccgtggccgggattcgatcccacgatctcgtgcttagcagcccaacacagaTGGACTGTTGCATGCACGCTCGTTTCTGCGGCAACTCAATATTACACATGGTGGATTCAAGAGGTTTTAATATTTAATTAGGTTCGTAGCAGCGGCAGTAATAGTCTGCGCGATAACCGCTAGTAGAAATATTAAAATGCCCCAACTTCTCATTAATAACGTCAGGGCCTTGTGACTACGGGCGGCACTGAAAACAAGACCTTTTGCTAGATACTTTGCTTGAAGGCAGCCGGTTTGAGAAATAcagtaaaaaatgtggttgatccctcttatataggaatcggtatagaacacgaaagtgaaacgtgtcttcacagaagtagtgtaatgtttattgcacattgatatataatgtctattggtgttttgtggctaaagcgcccttaggcgttgatgcacccacgctgacgcctggtggcacgtctcctccatcacgactaccaacgtcgatgaccatgagcaaccgtcgtgcatatggaagctgcactacgctgcacacgctagcacaacgcgaaagacgaagcacgtaactgacacactaatacaacgcgcaagacaaagcacgtaactgaatcgtcaccgagtcaaatcagcgcgtacagcgcgtcgtaattgcagcctccgcgatcaacttcagaaacattttcagagctaattgcggaggccgctccgctgtgctgagtacggtgaacgccactaccaacgccacctaggtggcgttggtagtgcttcttgatgccagcgtcccttcgaatgctggcatcgaggcgtcgtagtggtgagaccaccgaagcgttcactgtcggtgcgcgttagtgtcataatgcagtacttctcttttctgctcgtaggcggcggcaccgccccgaacaagagcgcgggtacacggaggagtgttagatatataaggcgcgtctgtgtagctctctgcaaatgcgtttgtggcgcaatggcttaaacgctcggcgatctatcgtcgcggaccgaaaggtcgtgggttcgattcccaaattttgcatgtttttGGAACATTtacttctggtttctttctttgtattatgttctatgacgtatttccgtgacggaaatacgtcagtgaagtcttggtggaccccggcataaaacactttcgtgttaaaaaagaaagcgCCGTGGAGTTCATTGCTGTTCTAATTACCAGTTTACCGCATATGTAGTGCGAGAACTTATTCGCCAAAACTGTGCAATTCATTTCGCTGCAACTTTTGAATATTTATCGGAATTATTGCAATGCGTATTTCTCGGAAGTAATGCAGCCCCCCGTCGTGCTTTGGGTACTGGCCGACTTCAATTCTGAAATTGCAACATAGCCCTAAATGTCATTAACTGTACCCTTCGGCAATCGCCACTGAAGTCCTGCACATAGACGCATGCTTTATGCGTAATTATAAACATtaattaaagcgaagctttcttcggcTCTTTCCCTCATTTAAATAGTCCATGTCACTTTCTTGCATTGTATGTGACCTTGAAGGTGACCATGacacgtgcatatatatatatatatatatatatatatatatatatatatatatatagagagagagagagagagagagagaggagagggaGAATTGCATTTCCGATGTTTGGTTTCGAACCCCAGGCCAAAAGCCCGACACTAACCATTCCGTCACGCACGGCGCATACcgcagagagagaataaacatctttattatgtgaATGTAGTTTCGGAGCGGCGTTCTCATTCCAGAATTCCTTGAGCTcaggccgcgtcctgggccctcgcgaTCAGgcgttgctgatcctcgaggtcggagctggtcgaggctctctcccaaagatcgttggtgtggtaagggttcggaggttTTAGTGGCGCCTGTCTCCAACCACCTATTATATGCCTGTAACGGTTCTCCGCGAAAGCGGCATGTCAGATTACGAATCTTTACGGGACGCGTTCGTCACCGACATTCGCTGCACGTCTCTTCGTTGTACGCTGTGGGGGTTATGGCGCATTACTACAATGTCAAGCACGTCGTGTATCGTGATGTAACTCCTAAAGGTACTGCTTATACTCTCCGAGGTTTACCGCGGTGCCTGAGAGGTCGCGTTTGTCACTGAAATCTGCAGTGTACTCGAGTCGGCGACAAAGCATGTGCAGAGCAACAGAAGTGAACCGCAATTTCCATTGACAGAACTATTGGTTCTATCAATGGAACGTAAGAGtcttctgtaagagtccacctagtggactgttcacTTCGGCTGTCGCCCTTGGATTCAGCACCACGAACGTgtaggagactggctggcaccttcgcgctcgtggtGCTGGAACCAACGTAGTGTACGAAGTGTAcctgagagctggaagaatgctaacaatatactaatccataagaagggtggtgttaaagaattgaagaattacagagccattagcttgctttcagtattgtataaaatattcagcaatttccagtagaatcagggcaacacttgactttaatcaaccaagagaacaggctggctttaggaagggatattctgcaatggatcacatccatgacATCAATCGGGTAAttcagaaatctgcggagtaaaataaacctctctacatggctttcatggaataggaaaaggcatttgattcagtagagatcccagcagtcatagaggtattgcgtaattaaggagtacaggaggcatacgtaaatatcttggcaaatacctacaaggattgcacagcaactttggttttccacaaggaaagtagaagcatacatatcaagaaaggggtcaggcaaggagacacaatctatccaatgctatatttactgcatgcttagaagaagtattcaagctattagactaggaaggcttaggagtgaggatcaacggcgaatatctcagcaaccttcggtttgcagatggcattgtcctattcagcaacaatggggacaggttacaacaaatgatcgaggaccttaaccgagaaagtgtaagagtggggttggagattattatgcagaagacaaagataatgttcaatagcctggcaaaggaacaagaattcaggatcatcagtcagcctctacagtctacaaatatatttacagaagaataaaattgggggttggagtgcatacggcaggtattaccagATCATattacagtggtaagctccctggtATTaccagggagcttaccactgtcgttgaaaagaaaagtgtacaatcattgaattctaccggtgctacatatggggcagaaacttggatgttaacaaagaagctcgacaacaagttaagtataaaccgcatgcacgcgatcttgcgtgcgacagcgacaagcgacgcgatagagatggctgtcgcgttcgctcgtcgcctgcagtcgtaccgcatgcgagcgacagactttgagcgacgtctccccggtgttgccggtatgaggtcagcaaatacgcgccgaaactggcgtgacgcgtgctttattaatttaaacTGATGTGTCTTACTGTAAAGAgtagcataaatatttctaaaggtcttgaactacgttattatcctcgcacgtatcaaaattaagtcgtttgctcgttccgtgcgacaatcggtagtacttgactgatgtacatcctgttccggcttcgcgctattggctagtcgctcatagcacttccgggcggaCGAGCGACGAATTTCAAGATTTCCAGAAGCGAGCTACAGTGACCGAGctatcgagcgacaagaacgagcgatctggtGGCGCGACCACttgtttcgtcgctcgaagccgtcgttcgtcgccgtcgcgcacaaaatcgctctcatgcggtttgggctttaaggaccgcacaaagagcgatataacgaaaaatgtgaggcctaacgttaagagacaggaaaagagcgctgttgttcagagagcaaacgaggatagccgaaattctagttgacactaaaagaaaaaaaaaaaaatggagctgcagcaggccatgtaatgagtagggaagataaccggtggaccattatatgGAGTTACAAAATTGGTGCCCagggaaggcaagcgcagtcgaggacggcagaagattATGTGAgtgatgaaatgagaaaatttgcaggtgcgagttggaatcagctatataGCGCGAGACAGGCGtgattgcagatcgcagggacaggcctttgtcctgcagttgacataaaaatGGGCTCGTGAAGTATGAAATTTGAACCTTTCGGTTGCCTCAACTTTTGTTTCACACGTTGCGTTTATAATGCTTTTGTGAGGCAACCGCGATACCGATTTGAATTAAATTTAGTGCATTCAAGAGAATAAGTTAAATTCAAGTGACTATAGGAAACAAATTTTGATTTAGATTGAGTCCGGAActtgtttacaaaaaaaaataatgaaaattcgcaagtttaaaaaaagttgtaGCACCAAGTTTGCACATCCGTAGCTATGCGCCGAAAACAGATATCGTAAACTGCATCAGCTCAATCTAAAGTCGACAAAGTTGATATACGAACGAACTTATGAGAAAGTGTTACAATATTTACGAATGTTTTACAAAAGTCTTACACACAAATAGTGGTACATGGTTCAGAGCGGAGAATAATaaatcaaatttgtccgctttcgTGTTTTTACAGGTGACGCTTATGCGGTATCATTATTTATTACATAAATACACAGTTGAAAACTTGGTACTTGATGTTTTTTCCGGATCTTGCAATTTTCAAGAATCTCTGTATAAACAACGAcaatctaaataaaaaaatcggcttcctaTACATACACCGGATTTTAACTTGTTCTTTTATGTGCAACAAACTTCATTAAAATCGGTGCAGTATATAGTTGCCAAGAAAGCAAGCTATTTCTCCATTGTCGTGTATTTCTGAAACGATCTTTAAAGCGTCCCTCACCAAGCCACATGTGAAATTTTCGTTATTCACAAGAAGTTGTAAAAGGTCATGTAGAGAGCGTTTTACCGCGAGCATTTTAAAGAGTGGTTAATTAATATAGGAGATAGACGAAATTGAAACATCGCGCGATTATGCTGCCAGGAGGCGATCTTCACGGCCAACATCGACACTCTCCAATTACCTCAACTAAACCTGACTCAACCCAGCAAGCGACATGACCCCCGCCACGTTTACGCCGCAAGCCGTGCctcctttgtttgttttttttttttccgtccgtTTTCTTGCTGCGCAGCGCATTTTCTGCAGTGGCGCTCTTGCACATTCCGCATTGGATGATTTACCGAAGTCACGTGCCACAGTTGGTGACGTTGCAGGCAGTATACGTCAGACGTAGATGCGTATTTGCGTGTGTGACCAaaaaaacagccgccatgaaaataaacggacgtgacatcatgggttattgcggacgtgacgtcatgggtcgcaccaaacgttttgggcaccttttgtttgctgcgaccgggtcgcaggaATGCCGGCCGTGACCAAAGCATTGTCGACCGAGAGCTCTGGCGAGAAGCCGCGGGGGTATTATTCTGGACATTGACAAATTCCGCCATACTGTCCagttcgccatcttgtcagctctgattggcctaGAAGACTGCTAccgcctctctgattggctcaaaacagCGCCATTACAAAATTTGACACTATGGCGGAATCGGACAACGTCCAGAGTAGAACCAGATCACTCCCCGAATGGAAGGGCGCATGGGCTTTCGTTTGAAATTTGAGTCGTTTTGGCACCGTGGCGTCGGtttgatactttgcagacacgatcgtcagTGATCGTCGATCGTCAGACACGATCGTGATCTATACGACCTGCGCTTGTGTTCTTGCAATATGCTCAAACATTGTGAGGGGCCCTTCAAGGACGGCGGGCTAAATGTTAACGGAACTGCGGTGGGAGTATGGTGTAAGAAGTGGCTCGAAGAATCACACTTTGCACTAATTGGGCTAACTTTGTACATTTAGAGATCCCCGTGGTTTGCTACCACGATGTGTTCTCACGGGTAAGAAGACTCACGGGTAAGAAGACTTCAACTGGCAGTTTATTTCATGCAATTCCAGATTTACTCATATCATCAGAGCTAGCTGCGGAATTTTCGATGCATGACTATGAAAAGAACATTGTATAGAAGCCGACAACGCGGAACCGACGTAGACAAAGGAGGCACACAAAGCACTCAGACGCATCCTTTGTATTCGtcggttccgcgctgtagccttctactATGTTCAACCAAgcaagcccaactggttactctaCGAAAAGAAATGCGCATAAATGGATGCTCATGACCCGGCGCTTACTGAAGAGACCGCTTGTAAGCGTAGGGTCACGTGAGCCGccattgagagagagaaagcaaagatAGGAAAGGACAAGGAAGTCCACTAGACGAGCGTCCGGGTTGCGTATTTACAAATGCTAgaaggtacagcgggggcgtggcactgcgggtcatgtgacttccgcttaacacgggttgtcatggcaatcgtgaagctcctaggtgcctagggacgtaatcgcttagggacttttgaggcactggtctccacTGAGCGCGGGTTGCTCAGAAAGAGGAAGCTtcccactttctctctctctctctcaatggcGGTTCACATCACCCGACGCTTACAAGCGGTCTCTGCACTGATATACTTTGTTCGGATATTACGCGCGAATTAATGGAATAAGCGCAAAACAAATGTTCAGCGCGTGGTAGGCGAGCGACAGTACGCGGGGAGTGACGGtgaatggggggaggggggggggggagcaaatgGGTGTCGCCACGCACCAGGAATGTAAAATAACGCCATCCATCACTGCCGCGATCCTTGCCCCGTCTCGTCATACCTCGCTGCAGCGCGAAAGGACGCAGACGTAGACGAGAAACGTAAGACGGGCGCTGACTCACAGCTGCTGGATTTATTAAAGAACACACGCGTACAAGCGATTACCACGTACAGTACGAAAGTCAAAGCAACCCGTGATCAGCAATGTAAAAGAGCAAGAAAGCAAACGTGCTAAGCAAGAACTTAATCATATTGCTTGACCGATATAGAAATAGAAGTCTGGCTGACTCACGCGTCCCCCGTTCTCTAAATGTTAAAAGCTTCGAGAATGTTCATGAGTTGATTTATTTGCAtgttcaaagaaagaaagaaaaaaaaatgccgcattTGCAAACAAGGGTGAACAGCACCATGTGCGACAGTGTTAAACGTTAAATAGAGATGCAATTGACTTCCTAAAATATTTTTCAAAACAATTCTGGAGTTTCAcgcgaggcacaccgtagtgggggattccggattaattatgaccacctggtgttctgtGACGCGCACCAGGTTAacacttagagattgactccaaccaaataagggaatttattagcccgacgatTCGGAGCCAAtttggctccttcttcagggggtattcttcggaagtggcggtgtgccgcttttaaaaggttcatcgtaagaaagga
The DNA window shown above is from Dermacentor silvarum isolate Dsil-2018 chromosome 1, BIME_Dsil_1.4, whole genome shotgun sequence and carries:
- the LOC119437251 gene encoding uncharacterized protein LOC119437251, with protein sequence MAPEAAVFSSCEAPESSCEEKKQQDTVSTEAADEEDDSVMSCCEMSCEADKDPDDAKPSRIVDLFDSATECVYGLFFCGYRSLFLDTYQFEDFIFYTLWMLCLHFCINEKMPNDSRHYT